One stretch of Plasmodium yoelii strain 17X genome assembly, chromosome: 5 DNA includes these proteins:
- a CDS encoding eukaryotic initiation factor 4A-III, putative, whose product MDKEETYKSSEKLEICTSFESIGIDEGLLRGIYAYGFEKPSAIQQRGIKPILNGRDVILQSQSGTGKTCVFAVGALNCVNRNISETQVIILSPTRELAEQTQKVCLALADYIHVTVYCCIGGKKMSEDIKALNNGVHIISGTPGRIYHMLNLRHLKCKYIKQLVIDEADEMLNKGFKEQVYDIYRFLSPNTQIVLSSATLPHEVLEITNKFMHNPVKILVKRDELTLEGIKQFFVSIEKEQWKYETLADLYESLTITQAVVFCNTKLKVDWLAKKMQESNFTVCKMHAGMSQSERDDIMLKFRQCKYRVLISTDIWGRGLDVHEVSLVVNYDLPNSRESYIHRIGRSGRFGRKGVAINFVKNDDIKILRDIEQFYSTQIDEMPMNITELL is encoded by the coding sequence aTGGATAAAGAAGAAACTTATAAATCCTCTGAAAAATTAGAAATATGTACAAGTTTTGAAAGTATAGGAATAGATGAAGGGTTATTAAGAGGAATATATGCTTATGGTTTTGAAAAGCCATCAGCAATACAACAAAGAGGTATTAAACCAATATTGAATGGAAGAGATGTTATATTACAAAGTCAAAGTGGAACAGGAAAAACATGTGTTTTTGCTGTTGGTGCTTTAAATTGTGTTAATAGAAATATAAGCGAAACTCAagtaataattttatcaCCCACTAGAGAATTAGCAGAGCAAACACAAAAAGTTTGTTTAGCATTAGCAGATTATATACATGTAACTGTATATTGTTGTATTGGTGGTAAAAAAATGAGTGAAGATATAAAAGCATTAAATAATGGTGTTCATATTATTAGTGGAACGCCTGGAAGAATATATCATATGTTAAATTTAAGACatttaaaatgtaaatatataaaacaattagTTATTGATGAAGCTGATGAAATGTTAAATAAAGGGTTTAAAGAACAAGTTTATGATATTTATCGATTTTTATCACCTAATACTCAAATAGTTTTATCATCAGCTACTTTACCACATGAAGTATTagaaataacaaataaatttatgcACAATCCTGTTAAAATATTAGTAAAAAGAGATGAATTAACTTTGGAAGgaataaaacaattttttgtATCAATAGAAAAAGAACAATGGAAATATGAAACTTTAGCTGATTTATATGAAAGTTTAACTATTACTCAAGCAGTAGTTTTTTGTAATACTAAATTAAAAGTAGATTGGCTAGCTAAAAAAATGCAAGAATCTAATTTCACTGTGTGTAAAATGCATGCAGGAATGAGTCAAAGTGAAAGAGATGATATTATGTTAAAATTTAGACAATGTAAATATAGAGTTTTAATATCAACAGATATATGGGGAAGAGGGTTAGATGTACATGAAGTTTCGCTAGTTGTTAATTATGATTTACCAAATTCTAGAGAAAGCTATATTCACAGAATTGGAAGAAGTGGTAGATTTGGAAGAAAAGGTGTTGCaattaattttgtaaaaaatgatgatattaaaattttgagAGATATAGAACAATTTTATTCTACACAAATAGACGAGATGCCAATGAATATTACAGAGTTATTATAA
- a CDS encoding 40S ribosomal protein S19, putative, with the protein MADEFTDDIGVFSKKLLEPVPFVRTNNCIKDVDAELFISAYAKYLKLHNKITFPKWCNFVKTGKGRKLAPLDEDWYFIKTSSILRRLYIHPDIGVGFLRRQFSYKQRRGVAPNHTSLASGKILRSILQQLENIGYVEQNPKKKGRRLTTKGENAINNFARYINKKVYKLEKQ; encoded by the exons ATG gCAGACGAATTCACTGATGACATTGGGGTATTCAGCAAGAAATTGTTAGAACCCGTTCCATTTGTTAGAACAAATAACTGCATAAAAGATGTAGATGCTGAATTATTTATTAGTGCTTAtgcaaaatatttaaaactacataataaaataacatttcCAAAATGGtgtaattttgtaaaaaccGGAAAAGGAAGAAAATTAGCACCATTAGATGAAGATtggtattttattaaaacatcAAGTATTTTGAGAAGATTATATATCCATCCAGATATCGGTGTTGGCTTTTTACGAAGACAATTTAGTTATAAACAAAGAAGAGGAGTTGCCCCTAACCATACTAGTTTGGCAAGTGGTAAAATATTAAGATCTATTTTGCAGCAATTAGAAAATATAGGATATGTAGAACAAAAtcctaaaaaaaaaggaagaaGATTAACAACAAAAGGTGAAAATgctattaataattttgctaggtatattaataaaaaagtttATAAATTGGAAAAACAATAA